Part of the Virgibacillus necropolis genome, AGACAACTTTACGGTTTCGCCCGACAACGTTTCTAGCTCAAAATTTGGGGCTTGCATGCCAACTTCTAATCCAGATTTAGTTGATGAACTGATTGCTACCCCTTCCACACTTGTGTCTCCGGTTACATCTATTTCATTTTTACCTGTATTTTTCTCTGAATTACCTGTGATATTTATGATTAGAAGACCTGTTAAAAGCATCAATGTTGCTCCTGCCAATACTTTTTTTATCATGCTTTCTCTCCTCTATTTTAGATAGAATATGGTGAACCTCTCCACCTAAATCGAAGATTTTGATGGAGCATCTATTGACTTAAATACAGCAAACGTCACGCTGGTTTTGCACCGTTGGTGCGTAGTGCCTGATGTAAGCTAATTAATGAAGCCAATGTCAACCGAGTTCTAGCTGCCAGTGAAGGAACTTTTGCCTCCAAACGCAACCTTTTCTTTTCAGAAAAGGGTTTGATGATTTCTCTTATAAAATAACGGGCCGCAATATTATAAGAAGCACTTAAGTCTGCGTGATAGGTCTTGCCACTTTTAAATGTAGCGAGGTCTTTTTTATTATTCGTTTTACTTCTCCGGATCCATCAAAAGCAAGCTTCGACGTATTTTTCGGATTAACCCGTCGAATACGCATTTGGCGGTAATGAGCCATTTCCTCCACTTTTGATTGTATTTCTAGTTTGCACCAATGGTGTAATTTATAACGTAATTTCTTCGCACCAAATATGCCCTTAGGAACATGCATTTTCCCTAGGTATTCGAATACAATGACATCTGCATTATGAGTTTCAGCAAACTTTATAATTTCAGATGCCGTATTTACTTTGATATGGTTTTGCAATCCATTGATTTTTTTCCAATAATTTGGTGCTTCAATTGTTCCTGAATTGCGCTGCGCTTTCTTGAGTTTGCCTATAATTGTGTTCATCCGGTCTTTTTCTATTGGTTGATTAATAAATTTCCTTCCAATGACAGTGCCATCTGAATACATTGCAGAGCAAACTGCAGAATTGGTCAGCCCAAGATCAACAGAAACAATGATTTGATCTATAATTTTTGTTTTCCTTAGTTTTATTTCTTTCGTATAAGAGAAGTTTATAAAGTACTTTTTACCAACTTTTACAAGCGTAGGATTATTTTCTTTCCAGTCCATGATTCCTCTATTTTTAAGGTTTTTATCGTTAAAGGTGATGGTCTCCCAGACCCAGTCGTTATTCTTGTAAATTTTAACTTCTGCTTGATCAGTAGAAAGACGATTAAACATATTTCCTTTATAAAGTACTGGAAACGCGTCGTGTTCGACACGTAAAACAGGAGACTTTTTCTTGAAAAACTTACCTTCCGCAAGAGCCTTAGACTTTTCATCTTCCCAATTTTGAAGGTTTGAACGATAACTTTTTACGATACCGAAACCTTTGGAAATCGCTGATCTTCTAAGATAAGAAGGAAATTTATAAAAATTACTTGTAAAGTTGTATTTCGAGGTGGGGTTGTTTTTTGTTCGATGGATGAACTTTTCAACGGCTGGAGTCAATTCTTTTGTTAGTAAACCTTCCAAAAGAGAATACTCTTTTTCGATTACTTCTACAATGAAACCTAGCGCATCACGATAAACAAGAAGTGTGGGTTCGAAAGCAGTGCTTCCATGTGATAAAATTTTATTTTTAATTGTTTTTGTTTGTTCCATGGAAGCCACCCCCTTAGCGCGAACTGTTGTTCCTAATTATATGATATTCCGAAAATTAAAGCAACAAATAAGATGGAATTTTGTAAAGAACAAGACCGCGAAGGTTAACCCCCACTAAATACTACGTATTTTGAAGGGGACTGCACCTTCGCCTTTTTGTTCAACACTAATAGTAGGGCTGAATAAACTAAATGTAAAGTAAATCGCAAAGAAATTCATCCAATGTTCACTAAAAAACTTCTACACCATTATATTGGTGTAGAAGTTTTTTAATTACTCTATTTCTATTTTATGCTTGCATTTTATCGCGTAGCACCATTTGTAAAATCCCACCGTGGCGATAGTAATCAACTTCTACATCACTATCAAAGCGTGCGATGGCTTCGAATTCAGTAGTTTTACCTTTTTCATCAACAGCGATGACTTTTACCAAATCATGTGGTTTAAC contains:
- a CDS encoding transposase: MEQTKTIKNKILSHGSTAFEPTLLVYRDALGFIVEVIEKEYSLLEGLLTKELTPAVEKFIHRTKNNPTSKYNFTSNFYKFPSYLRRSAISKGFGIVKSYRSNLQNWEDEKSKALAEGKFFKKKSPVLRVEHDAFPVLYKGNMFNRLSTDQAEVKIYKNNDWVWETITFNDKNLKNRGIMDWKENNPTLVKVGKKYFINFSYTKEIKLRKTKIIDQIIVSVDLGLTNSAVCSAMYSDGTVIGRKFINQPIEKDRMNTIIGKLKKAQRNSGTIEAPNYWKKINGLQNHIKVNTASEIIKFAETHNADVIVFEYLGKMHVPKGIFGAKKLRYKLHHWCKLEIQSKVEEMAHYRQMRIRRVNPKNTSKLAFDGSGEVKRIIKKTSLHLKVARPITQT